The sequence TTATCCATGAAATAAAGTCTGAACTAAAACCaaattttcttaaaacaaaaagaagataCCTCCACTCTACCCTGTCGAAGGCTTTTTCAGCGTCTAATGATACCACCACTTCGGGAGAGTCACTGCTTGCTGAGTAAAGAACATTCAGTAATCTCCTTGTATTTTAGAAAGAATGTCTCGCTAGCATAAAACCTGTTTGATCTGTGGGGATAAGACCTGGCAGTACTTGCTGTAGGCGTTTTTAATGTCTCAAAGTTTCTGTATCTTTCATGTGCTCATGTGCATAATGAATTAACCTAGGGGCAATAATGGTTTCATAAACTCACTGACTGataaaaagtatgaaaataagAAACATGTTGAAGAGGGAATCTGTCATGACATAATAAAAATGCAGCTGCACATCCCCCCCAAAAGATGGCAAATGAGACtgccaaaaatacacaaagaacCACAACTTTTCTGCACTgccaaaaaaattatttaatgcATAAGCGAGTGAGATAAAGACAGCTGAAGATGTGCAATGCCTGTGTAACTGTAACACATGATGGGAGGTTAAGGGACAGGCGTAGTTATAGTGTTACTTATACCCAAATGAAAAATTCACACATAGACAATAAAACTCATCCGAAAATTATCCGTTTGAGTTTACAAAGCCAATATTTGTCAATTTGGTCCAAACTGCAGCGTAATTTATGTCAACAGTGCATCATAGTTTTAAAGTTTCCATAGGCTGGGCCTGATctagagagaaaatgaaaaacacagaatggTGATATTCAATGATATTTAGATCACAGTCTTTCTTTTACATTGCATAGGTGGTTCTACTGTCTGCAAAGTTAGCTGTTTTGTTATTCAACTTAGCATATGGTGAGGTAACATAACTAGAGCATGAAATCATTAGTGAAAATGTTATGGATCATCTGAACACAAGTGATGGTTATATtctgcaaacaaagcagatatTTAAGATTTCCCCCGTCGCATTTTTCTATGAGCATTTCTCGTCCTCCAGCTGAATAAAACTCTGCCAAGGTTTGCTCCACACTGTGAATGTGCACTGGTAAGGCTGAGGGAAAAGAATGGACAAAAACGTGGAAAACATATATTAGCAACTTGAAGTTTTTAAATGCTCAGGCTTTGTATTGATAGTCAACTCTTTAGGTGTACCACTAATGAAGTACTACAGTAACACAGTGCAGAACTAAAATGTGCCCTTTCTCTGGTCCCGATTCAAATAATTATcccattcattttttccataaatatttcaaaaaatcCTAACTTAAAGAGCTCTGAATGAAACCCAACAGCAGCGAAATTAATCGTTTATTATAGTCGATTTTATAGATATAAAAACAAGAGTTCAAGACTGTGTACATGACTGTTATGTTATGTAAAACACTTAAAGAAATGTTGATTCCTGTTCTCCTATTTTCAACAGTGATGGTGAAAAATGGTGGGTGTTTCAAAAGAATGTAGGcctataaaaatgatttaatgatgTCTAAGTATTAAGCGTGTACTATACATGATTAATACAcactaaaatatttttctttgagGTACAGCTATATTTGCAAACTAATACTAAATTATGTTGctggaaaaatgacaaattataGCCAATAATGACTCCCATTATACAAGTCTTggaatttctttgtttttgtttttgtttgttttaggagaagttcaTTTGTACCAGttcttcctctaccttcagctGTGTGTGGATCACTGCGATAGACGGAAGGATGAATGTGTTCAGCAGCTTTAATACTAGTTTATTTCTAAATCCAAGATGTAgctttcaaatccacatgacatCCTGTGCAAATAAGAAAGCTGCAGACTTGCTATAATGTTTACTTTCTCACTTTGATgaagctaggctaatgactcccataggcttcaagtctttatgctatgctaacacaaaatgctacctaTAGGAACGAAACCACCGGACATACAAAGGTGAAAATGGTAGCTGGTCTACCTTACACCAAAATGTTGTGGTTAATCATCAAATTCCAAGTGGcaaaaaaagaatgggaaatttACTTTTGAATGAATCTGTGTTTAAGCACTTTAATGAAGTCATTACCCGAGCCTTGCTCTGGTCTTCATGGACTGTGCACTCTTGATCTGCACCACCCTTCCTGCAGGGCGTCTTCCCCAGCTCCGCAGTGATAATGTACTTCATGCCGGCCACcacctgcagagagaaacaggtgaGACACATGGCACGCATTGGGGCGTTGACCCTTATAAAGCAAGAGCACCTCCTCACAGATGGGAGGCATCCTATACATTCCAGCACTGTTGCAGATATGAAGTGAAGTGATTAATCCTGATTCACGTCTCCCTCAGCGCTGCCATGCCCCCCTGCTGACACCAGGGGTCAGATGGGCTGACTGAGAGCGACTGGGTGAGTCACTCCCCAGGCCCACAAGTTGCTTCACATCTAATCAAAACTCCGCCCCATCAGGAAAACACAAATATCACATGCTCCAAAAGTGCCAGCCCTTATTCAAGTAAATTACAATGATCAAAATTCTACAGGAGTATTCAAGTGATAACACGGGGGAATAAGAAATACAGTTAAGAACTACATTTTAGGGCCATAATTTTTTTAGATCACtattgccacacacacacaaacagtacacTTTGACAAAAATGTTATAGGAACACAATACAACACCAATATGGGCAATAAAAGCCTGCCTGGTTATGAAATAGGCCTGTGTGTAAAGTAAACAAGGATCATGAGGCAAGAGATGACAATGATGTCCAACTAGCCCTGTGGTAACTGCATAATAGCATTTTTAAATATACTCAGCAAAAGTAAATTGTTGTGCTTGTAGGAAGTTTTAAGAGAAAAATTCATTTCAGTTACATCACTGCCACTCTTAACAGTTAATATGGGACATTATGGGAATATGCATAGAGTTTACCAAAGTGCGCACATCCTGCACACTAGCTAATCCGCTCCCATCAAAATATAACGGCGCAGGCCACCATCATAACGTTATTATAACTAGATATTACAGGAATATACACTGTCACCACATCATGACAGTGCTGAAGACACACTCCATGTCCCTATGAgaagaaatgtgtgtttattctaAAATTGCTCTCTTCACTTAATAACAATGGCTGACAATTTGCACTGTGGCTAACAATGGCACCGCGACATGGTAGCTGCAGTTTCATGAACCGGACTGTCTCTCTATCAGGCGGACCAGGACCGTGGACTTTAGTGAGTGTACCAAACCCTGCTCATACCGAGTCgcaatgattaaaaaagacaCCGACCTGCTTCTGGACTCTGATGATCCGGGCCACCTGGCTGAGGTACAGGTCGTTGGTGGCCTTGTTGTGCTCCACCACGGCGAACTTGAGGGCGTTCAGGGCCCCGCTGTCATTCACGTCCGCGTCCACCGGAGCTCCGGTCATCACCCTGGCGGCCACCCCGACGGCCAGCACCGCCGCAAAGACGGGAATAACCACCCTCCAGCGCATATTTCTGCAGTTACGACGATAAAATTGAGGGAGCTTGTATCAAAACAGCTGAAGGCCTGGGGACGTCTTATATAAACACGGACGTCACGGCTGGGCTGTGCGCCGGGGGCGGGAGCGGAGAGATTTAACCCAATCACTGCAAGACAAACCCACACTAAACAAACAGACCCTCAAAATGTTTCGCTGACAAGGCAATGCTCCCTAAATCAGAAAAGCACATATTGTGAATCAATACTCTGACCTCTGTCCTCTTTGCTAGCTTTGTGATGTTTTCTGAACATGTTTTTATCTGCTGGACTGGACCTACCGTGCTGTGGGTGAGGAGCTGAAGTCAGTTTCACATTCGTACCTTCACGATAgggcagtcattttttttttttttaaaatagtgaTGTAGGCAGATGGATCAAACCATGACTGCAATAACATTTAGTCCTACATTTAACTTAAAGACCAGTTTCAGATTTGTGAAACCTGAAAAAGGTTGATTTTTCAATGTTTTCAGTCTGTATAAACCACAAGAGACAAAATCTAGATCAAATATTTTGGGCGGTCAAACATGGACTAAATTAACAGCTAGAGCTCTacattgtaaagaaaaaaaaaatcagatttgcaGATTTGTTAAagtcttcattttcttcatttgttagGACAACTTCAGAGTTGCTGTggggtttattttctcactttgacaaagctaggctaatgactcccatagactttaagtctttatgctaagctaatgtGAAAAGCTactcataggaactgaaccaccggccatacagaggtgaaaatagtatCAAACATCGATGTCTGTGTCTGCGTAATTAAGAAAAGGGGTATTTTACCccaaacattggagtattcctttaaaaggaAGGTCAATTGATAAGTGAATAAATTACTAAATACACTGTACAATTAAATGTAAACAACAAGTAATTAAAAGACCTGCGCTGAAGAGGAAGGCCTCGAAAATTAAATGTCACTGACTTTTTCAAAACTTACTGGATCCCCCTCGTGGTGACAAATTAACATTACTAAGGACGAGGCAGAACTAACCTACCGGACCCTACTGGTGGTGGCAACTAAATAGTGCTGAGGACAGAGTATAGACTATAAAAAACATGACCGCTGTCTCTGTGACGTCACCTATTGGTTTCTGAAGGGAGGTGTCTCTGTTTGTAAGAGATGAAGGAATCTGCTCAGCCCACAAGATCAGATGTGATCAGATGGCAGCAGACAAACATACCGTGGTTTCTTATAGCAGACTCTAAACTCAAATTCATATAATCACCACAGCAAAAGTAACTGCTGTAAGTTTTACGCATCACCCACCCTCAAAATATAACTTCACAATACTAGTTTGGTCCAGGTTGCTTACACTGGTTCCAGACGTGTCAATCACATGATAAATGGCTAATGAGATTAGAGCCCGTCCCAAtgtaaaaaaaggcaaaatatttCTACAGCTGTGAGAAAAATTTTTATACATGCAAACTATATCTGGGTGCTCAAAActttcatgcatgcacaaaatatatataGTATTTCTACAGCTACAAAAACTTCTTTACACATGCAAATTATATGTGtgaacaaaaccttttttttttttttttccgagctCAAACTATGAATGACCCTTACTTGATTCAATTCAAAATCTCTATCTCTTAAAGAGTTTCATTCAGTCTTATGgtgaagcaaaagaaaacacaacacagcatggAGATGCTGCATGAGTTTTATTTCCAGTTGCATTGCTGCATTGTATTACAAGACATCATTCTACTGTCTGCATGTTACCAGTTTCATAGGTTATTCAAGTTAGTATGCTGAAGTTGGATAAGCAGAGCATTAAATCATTAGTGAACGTGTTGTGGTTCATCCGTGGAAAAATATGCAGTGGTTATGATCTTCCAACAAAGCAGTCAATGAAGGTTTCCCCTGTGGGATCTTTCTATTGGCATGTGTCAACCGTCACCTGCTTCCAGTTCTCCCGTGGCTTGCTCCACACTTCAAATTTGCACTGGTAGGCATGAGGGGACAGAATGAACATAAATTTGTAACACATGATAGCAACTTGGTTTTTGAGTTCTCTGGCTTTAATACTTCAACAATGTAGTCTTCTCTATAGGGGTATTGATAATAACAAAGCAAACAATTAGCATAGAGTGATTTCCATCTGTCTGCTTGGCACAGGTCTTAAAATGTGCCCCTTTCAGTGATCCTGATTCCAGATTTCAACATTTTCCTTATCAAGAGTGATGTCACCAACAGGAACACATTTAGTTGTTTCACGGTCTGATAAGTTGATGATGAATTTACCTCATACTAAAAAGTTGTGGCTGACAATCAAATTCCAAGCGGtaaaaaagaatgggaaatttACCGTGCACCCTTTTTCCgaactgctgttgttgcattGTACATCCTCCAGTCGCACGTCAAAGACATATTTCACTCCAGAGACCACCTGTAGGGAGCAACGGATGTGACATGTGACTTAGATTACAATGACACCACaggagattattatttttttttttttaaactcactaTTGAGGCCTTAAAACACTCTGGTTCCTTTGGGGGAAATACAGTTACGTTTTGAGGAGGTTAAACTAAAAGTGCTGGCCTCACTTAATATAGTAAAGCCTGCACCAACCAACCAGAGTCAAAATGGTAGAGATACAAACCTGGCTCTGGGCCCTGAGCAAAGTAATCTCCCGAGTGATGCTGTTGCCTTTTGCATTGTGCTCGCTCACCGCGAAATTCAGGGCTTCCCTTGCATTATTGTTATGTTCTATGTCAGGAATATCTACCAGACCTCCTGGCACGGGCGAAGTAGGTACCACGCCTTCAAAAAAAGCCATAAGTAAGGGAATGATGATCTTCCAAGTCATATTCCAACCTGTGGTCACAATGCTGGGTTGAAGAAGAGATTGAAGAGTTTGTGTCAATACAACATCTCAAAGCCCAGTTACTATATAAACACATTCAGGGCGGGTCTGTACGCAGGGGGGTGGGATCTGAGGAAATTCATCCAGTGTCTACAAG is a genomic window of Myripristis murdjan chromosome 15, fMyrMur1.1, whole genome shotgun sequence containing:
- the LOC115372833 gene encoding cystatin-like produces the protein MRWRVVIPVFAAVLAVGVAARVMTGAPVDADVNDSGALNALKFAVVEHNKATNDLYLSQVARIIRVQKQVVAGMKYIITAELGKTPCRKGGADQECTVHEDQSKARPYQCTFTVWSKPWQSFIQLEDEKCS
- the LOC115372742 gene encoding cystatin-like gives rise to the protein MTWKIIIPLLMAFFEGVVPTSPVPGGLVDIPDIEHNNNAREALNFAVSEHNAKGNSITREITLLRAQSQVVSGVKYVFDVRLEDVQCNNSSSEKGCTCKFEVWSKPRENWKQVTVDTCQ